The Echinicola rosea genome has a segment encoding these proteins:
- a CDS encoding type I restriction-modification system subunit M, giving the protein MSKKSITQGEINNIVWKACDTFRGVIDPSQYKDYILTTLFVKYVSDVWKDKKNFYAEKYNGDEIRVQRALRNERFQLPDTCTFDYLFENRNAANVGELINTALESMEDANRSKLERVFRNIDFNSEANLGQTKDRNRRLKNLLVDFSALDLQPSHLEDNDVIGDAYEYLIEKFASDAGKKAGEFYTPAQVSKLLAKLLNPQPGDRIIDPACGSGSLLIKLAKQVGSKNFSLYGQEINGSTWALARMNMFLHEIDDATIEWGDTLNNPKLLEGDSLLKGNIVGANPPFSLDKWGAENAISDQFNRFHRGIPPKSKGDYAFISHMIESTYHDNGRVGVILPHGALFRGSSEGKIRQQLIEENLLEAVIGLPSHLFYGTGIPAIILIFNRAKNENTDVLFIDASQDYDDSKSQNKLRDEDIQRIVETYESFQQSTSLPLNTEVGLELIRKYAYRATLKEIRKNDYNLNIPRYVDTYEEEEPVNVAETQRQIEYLKKDLTEVESKMNKYLNELGF; this is encoded by the coding sequence ATGAGTAAAAAATCGATTACCCAAGGTGAGATCAACAACATTGTCTGGAAAGCATGCGACACCTTTAGAGGTGTTATTGATCCTTCTCAATACAAGGACTACATCCTCACCACGCTTTTCGTAAAGTATGTTTCGGATGTATGGAAGGACAAAAAGAACTTCTATGCAGAAAAGTACAATGGTGATGAAATACGGGTCCAGCGAGCATTGAGAAACGAACGTTTCCAACTGCCGGATACCTGCACCTTCGACTACCTGTTTGAAAACCGTAATGCGGCAAATGTAGGCGAGCTGATCAACACGGCTCTTGAAAGCATGGAAGATGCTAACCGCAGCAAATTAGAACGTGTATTCCGAAACATAGATTTCAATTCAGAAGCCAATCTTGGTCAAACAAAAGACCGAAACAGAAGGCTTAAAAACCTCTTGGTGGATTTCTCTGCGCTGGATTTACAGCCCTCCCACCTGGAGGATAATGATGTGATAGGTGATGCTTATGAGTACCTGATTGAAAAGTTTGCCAGTGATGCCGGAAAGAAAGCGGGAGAATTTTACACCCCTGCTCAGGTATCAAAGCTATTGGCTAAGCTACTCAACCCACAGCCGGGCGACCGTATCATAGACCCCGCCTGCGGTTCGGGTTCTTTATTGATCAAACTTGCAAAACAGGTAGGCAGCAAAAACTTCTCTCTCTACGGACAGGAAATCAACGGAAGCACCTGGGCACTCGCTCGCATGAATATGTTTCTGCATGAGATAGATGACGCTACCATTGAATGGGGAGATACACTCAATAATCCAAAGCTTCTTGAGGGAGATAGTTTGCTTAAGGGAAACATAGTTGGGGCAAATCCTCCGTTCTCGCTAGATAAATGGGGTGCAGAGAATGCTATTTCTGACCAATTCAACCGATTCCACAGAGGAATTCCGCCCAAAAGTAAAGGTGACTATGCCTTCATCTCTCACATGATTGAGTCCACCTACCACGACAATGGTCGTGTAGGAGTAATACTGCCTCATGGAGCATTATTTAGAGGAAGTAGTGAGGGTAAAATCAGACAACAGTTGATTGAAGAAAATTTATTAGAAGCAGTGATTGGGCTACCTTCTCACCTCTTTTATGGAACTGGGATTCCTGCAATAATCCTAATCTTCAATAGAGCAAAAAATGAAAACACAGATGTGTTATTTATTGATGCCAGCCAAGATTATGATGACTCGAAAAGTCAAAATAAACTAAGAGATGAAGATATTCAGAGAATTGTAGAAACATATGAATCTTTTCAACAGTCAACTTCACTCCCTCTAAATACTGAAGTGGGATTAGAGTTGATTAGGAAATATGCGTACAGAGCAACACTTAAGGAAATAAGGAAAAATGATTACAACCTTAACATACCTAGATATGTGGATACATATGAAGAAGAAGAGCCGGTGAATGTTGCCGAGACTCAAAGGCAAATAGAATACTTAAAAAAAGACCTGACTGAAGTTGAGTCAAAGATGAATAAATATCTAAACGAGCTAGGTTTTTAA
- a CDS encoding recombinase family protein, with amino-acid sequence MGIYREDFSAKSFNRPEWKKLIAAIKGNKGKKPENILFVKWDRFSRNIEYAYEMIGILRNLNTQAVAIDQPIDFDIPESSVMLAVYLSIPEAENNRRALNTSNGMRRARQAGRYPGKAPLGYINQISPDGKKFIAPKHPEADLIIWSFQQLAKRSFTIEEVRRMACTKGLKCGKSNFWKLIRNPAYCGIVTVPPRGSEEMEFVKALHKPLISEELFNEVQASIKRKTRPKGKTNELKKIFPLRGYLTCPLCGRKLTGSVSKGSSNSYPYYHCLGGKCKARFNADRVNSLYNEKLEKLVLKQGAMELLKLILKDVNVSEQQSEYLRERRLLLDKIDEQEILMTKARKLYINDKIEFEDFSELKKEYNLASKGLKEDLDRINVRLHLYDKYSYMEDESYLNIFSRYRDFDIGDQRKIINLIMPGNINTKTRDLDSLVLNNILSKILTIENNQFAALSAQP; translated from the coding sequence ATGGGCATTTATCGCGAAGATTTTTCAGCGAAAAGTTTTAATCGTCCTGAATGGAAAAAACTCATAGCTGCGATCAAGGGGAATAAAGGTAAGAAACCCGAGAACATTTTATTTGTCAAATGGGACCGGTTCAGCCGCAACATAGAATATGCCTATGAGATGATCGGCATCCTGCGAAATCTCAATACACAGGCGGTGGCTATTGACCAACCTATTGATTTTGATATTCCTGAGAGTTCGGTCATGCTTGCGGTTTATTTATCGATTCCCGAAGCTGAAAATAACCGAAGGGCTTTGAATACATCAAATGGTATGCGCCGGGCAAGACAGGCCGGCAGATATCCTGGGAAGGCCCCTTTGGGGTATATCAACCAGATCTCTCCCGATGGAAAAAAATTCATCGCTCCAAAGCACCCCGAAGCAGATCTTATCATATGGTCCTTTCAGCAATTGGCAAAGCGATCTTTTACTATTGAGGAAGTCAGGAGAATGGCCTGTACAAAAGGATTGAAATGTGGAAAATCCAACTTCTGGAAACTTATCCGTAACCCTGCATACTGTGGCATTGTTACTGTTCCTCCAAGAGGAAGTGAAGAAATGGAATTTGTTAAAGCGCTCCATAAGCCTTTGATATCTGAGGAATTATTCAATGAAGTCCAGGCTTCCATCAAACGCAAAACGAGGCCGAAAGGAAAAACAAATGAACTAAAAAAAATATTTCCGTTACGAGGGTACTTGACCTGCCCACTATGCGGTCGGAAATTAACCGGCAGTGTTTCAAAAGGCAGTAGCAACAGTTATCCATACTATCATTGCCTTGGTGGGAAGTGCAAAGCGAGATTCAATGCTGACCGGGTAAACAGCTTATATAACGAAAAGCTGGAAAAACTGGTGCTTAAACAAGGGGCTATGGAGTTGCTCAAACTTATTCTTAAGGATGTAAATGTATCCGAGCAGCAATCTGAGTATTTACGAGAGAGAAGGCTGCTGCTGGATAAAATAGACGAACAGGAGATATTGATGACAAAAGCCAGGAAACTGTACATCAATGACAAAATAGAATTTGAGGATTTCAGTGAACTCAAAAAGGAATACAACCTTGCTTCAAAAGGCCTGAAAGAGGATCTGGACAGGATTAATGTTAGGCTTCATTTGTATGACAAATACAGTTACATGGAAGATGAGTCATATTTAAATATTTTCAGTAGATACAGAGACTTTGACATCGGTGACCAGAGAAAAATCATAAACCTGATAATGCCGGGAAATATAAACACCAAAACCCGCGACCTCGATTCTTTGGTATTAAACAATATTCTTTCAAAGATTTTAACCATCGAAAACAATCAGTTCGCAGCCTTGTCTGCCCAACCCTAA
- a CDS encoding restriction endonuclease subunit S, translating to MKIPDSVKPGIPKLPSKIPSGWNLLTMNKVFNELNRKAKVEDDVLYDLVTVKRSRGGVQKRERLRGDQISVKSQFFIKENDFLISRRQIVHGACGVVPKELDGSIVSNEYLVLKVNPDFDLNFIKYYSHSQYFQQTCFHSSIGVHVEKMIFKPHWWYKFKHILPNLKEQKKIALILSTWDSVILKYEQIIDVLSKRNKGLAQQLLTGKLRLEGYNDSWINKPLGHFFTERKETGFTELPLLSVGESGVYPQNGSNKKDTSNSDKEKYKRICPGDIGYNTMRMWQGRSAISELEGIVSPAYTIVTPKNNADVLFFSFLFKQRKMVHKFFRNSQGLVDDTLNCKFKDFKIIMVEVPNSINEQKAIAAVLSEAKKELTIYQQQLDILKEQKKGLIQKLLTGEIRVNIKEN from the coding sequence ATGAAAATTCCGGACAGCGTAAAACCAGGCATTCCAAAGTTACCTTCGAAAATCCCTTCTGGGTGGAATTTACTTACGATGAATAAGGTCTTCAATGAATTGAACAGAAAAGCTAAAGTTGAAGATGATGTCCTTTATGACTTAGTCACTGTTAAGAGAAGCCGAGGAGGCGTACAAAAAAGAGAAAGGCTAAGGGGTGATCAAATATCAGTTAAAAGTCAATTCTTTATAAAAGAGAATGATTTTTTAATTTCCAGACGACAAATTGTTCATGGTGCATGTGGTGTTGTACCTAAAGAACTAGACGGTTCTATAGTATCTAATGAATATTTAGTCTTAAAGGTCAATCCTGATTTTGATCTAAACTTTATAAAATACTATTCTCATAGTCAATATTTTCAACAAACATGTTTTCACTCAAGTATCGGTGTTCATGTTGAAAAAATGATTTTTAAACCACATTGGTGGTATAAATTCAAGCACATTCTCCCAAACCTGAAAGAGCAGAAAAAAATAGCATTGATTCTTTCAACCTGGGATAGTGTGATTCTTAAGTATGAACAAATAATTGATGTGTTATCCAAAAGGAACAAAGGGCTAGCACAGCAATTATTAACAGGAAAACTTAGACTTGAAGGTTATAATGATTCTTGGATCAATAAACCATTAGGGCATTTTTTTACAGAAAGAAAAGAAACAGGTTTTACTGAACTTCCTTTACTATCGGTTGGTGAATCGGGAGTTTACCCCCAAAACGGATCGAATAAAAAAGACACCTCCAATTCGGATAAAGAAAAATACAAAAGAATTTGTCCTGGAGATATTGGATACAATACTATGAGGATGTGGCAAGGCAGAAGCGCCATATCTGAATTAGAAGGCATAGTAAGTCCGGCCTATACCATAGTAACCCCAAAAAATAATGCGGATGTTCTGTTTTTCTCTTTTTTGTTTAAGCAAAGAAAAATGGTACACAAGTTTTTCAGAAACTCTCAAGGACTTGTTGATGACACTCTTAACTGCAAATTCAAGGACTTCAAGATTATTATGGTAGAAGTTCCAAATTCAATCAATGAGCAGAAAGCAATAGCAGCAGTACTTTCTGAAGCCAAGAAAGAACTAACAATATACCAACAGCAATTGGACATCTTAAAAGAGCAAAAGAAAGGCTTAATTCAAAAGCTATTGACGGGTGAGATAAGGGTAAACATAAAAGAAAACTGA
- a CDS encoding SEC-C domain-containing protein, with protein MNITITIDKSTFQSLSFPELMRLSSYYKHNVAPVLVMEILGDLKKETQEGKTPSDIRVKDFATKLFPMYSVVNAYYRTLVKGELSGEPVEMDGRPTLDIEKVVQPDAHRKGMVVRETAEEKAIYKWKDGKFTDADHDLSQLWRTLTTHENLLKNLQKILQATEHERLKSFDQLHEKVNSVLSDHSLQDRLLAYMIDNYGEGEIDGMSIFSRWIAANRPLITAFAPYTAHCLKVDLLFHLGLQSELIGTRPTNRVDLEYLYYLPFCNVFTSNDKIHKQLAPLLIREDQQFIIGTELKKDFKQIVEYLEKEGEEAKKKYVNEPPIIEDSLTYGLWKEYFDYPNSSNMNRNISEETLSKMKATMDKIFRASEGEAVDFDEGEAEEFIVKKSYLSMTDPCFCGSGKQVIDCCIPRDEFIKISQKHKDK; from the coding sequence ATGAACATTACAATCACCATAGACAAATCCACTTTCCAATCTCTCAGCTTTCCGGAGCTGATGAGGCTTAGTAGCTATTACAAGCACAATGTAGCTCCTGTATTGGTGATGGAGATCCTTGGTGATCTGAAAAAGGAAACGCAAGAAGGCAAAACACCATCTGATATTAGGGTTAAAGACTTTGCAACCAAGTTGTTCCCAATGTACAGTGTAGTCAATGCTTACTACAGGACATTGGTAAAGGGGGAATTATCCGGTGAACCGGTGGAAATGGATGGAAGACCCACCCTGGACATAGAAAAGGTTGTACAACCTGACGCCCATAGAAAAGGAATGGTAGTCAGGGAAACGGCAGAAGAAAAAGCTATTTATAAGTGGAAGGATGGGAAGTTCACAGATGCTGATCATGACCTTTCCCAGTTATGGAGAACCTTAACCACACATGAAAACCTTCTCAAAAACCTACAGAAAATTCTCCAGGCCACTGAGCATGAAAGGTTAAAATCATTTGATCAGCTACATGAGAAAGTAAACTCCGTCTTGTCCGACCACAGTTTACAAGACCGCCTCCTTGCCTACATGATTGACAATTATGGAGAAGGAGAAATTGATGGCATGAGCATATTTTCACGATGGATAGCAGCAAATCGTCCACTGATTACGGCCTTTGCACCCTACACAGCTCATTGCCTCAAAGTGGACCTCCTTTTTCACCTTGGGCTACAAAGTGAACTTATAGGTACACGCCCTACTAATCGTGTCGATTTGGAATACCTGTACTACCTGCCTTTTTGCAATGTATTTACCTCCAATGATAAAATACACAAACAGCTAGCTCCTCTTCTTATCAGAGAAGATCAGCAATTCATTATAGGCACAGAGCTAAAAAAGGACTTCAAGCAAATAGTGGAGTATCTGGAAAAAGAAGGTGAAGAAGCCAAAAAGAAGTATGTCAATGAACCTCCAATTATTGAAGATTCCCTGACTTATGGATTATGGAAAGAGTATTTCGATTATCCAAATAGCAGCAATATGAACAGGAACATATCGGAAGAAACACTTTCTAAAATGAAGGCTACTATGGATAAGATATTCAGAGCCTCAGAAGGTGAAGCTGTGGATTTTGATGAAGGTGAGGCCGAAGAGTTTATAGTCAAGAAATCGTATTTGAGCATGACTGACCCATGCTTTTGCGGAAGTGGTAAGCAAGTAATTGATTGCTGTATTCCGAGAGATGAGTTTATTAAGATCAGCCAAAAACATAAAGACAAATAA
- a CDS encoding DUF1883 domain-containing protein, which translates to MKYLVWDLKQLNRGQRVKVTLSGNAANVRLMDSSNYSNYKNGRSHRYAGGLVTKSPVVLGVPSSGHWYVTVDMQGLKGSTNASVQVLPSALPTYQDAPLSSVPSLVQGRGESPFDHQEHDYREHDVFISHASEDKEEIVRPLAVALRNAGLSVWYDEFELRIGDSLRQKIDKGLAKSKFGIVVLSKNFIKKGWTNYELDGIITRVIGGEQVLLPIWHNITKQEVIDYSPSLADKLARNTANFTVNEIAEEIAEVINNA; encoded by the coding sequence ATGAAATACCTTGTTTGGGACTTAAAACAGTTAAACCGTGGACAGAGAGTAAAAGTCACTTTGTCTGGTAATGCAGCAAATGTAAGATTGATGGATAGTTCGAATTACAGTAACTACAAGAATGGTAGGTCTCATCGCTACGCTGGCGGTCTAGTTACTAAATCCCCTGTTGTATTGGGTGTCCCAAGTTCTGGTCATTGGTATGTCACAGTCGATATGCAAGGACTCAAAGGCAGTACTAATGCAAGTGTACAGGTTCTCCCCTCTGCTTTACCCACGTATCAGGACGCTCCTCTTTCGTCAGTACCTTCATTAGTTCAGGGAAGAGGTGAATCACCATTTGACCATCAAGAGCATGATTACAGAGAGCATGATGTTTTCATTTCCCATGCTTCAGAAGACAAAGAAGAGATTGTAAGACCATTAGCTGTTGCTTTAAGAAATGCGGGGCTTTCTGTTTGGTATGACGAGTTTGAATTGAGAATTGGAGACAGTTTGCGACAGAAAATTGATAAAGGATTGGCCAAGAGCAAATTCGGAATAGTGGTTCTATCCAAAAACTTCATTAAGAAAGGTTGGACTAACTATGAATTGGATGGCATCATTACTCGGGTTATTGGTGGAGAACAAGTTTTATTACCAATATGGCATAATATCACCAAGCAGGAAGTAATTGACTACTCGCCCTCCTTGGCTGATAAACTAGCAAGGAACACTGCCAATTTCACTGTCAACGAAATTGCTGAGGAAATAGCGGAAGTAATTAATAATGCATAG
- a CDS encoding efflux RND transporter periplasmic adaptor subunit translates to MRKYILPILYMAIVSGCSNKAENSNMESKGGPAKKAEIITVSYENAPQALTLPAELHAFEKAGLNARVQGYVSEVLVDIGDKVKKGAVLIKIEAPEVKAAYAEARSEVESARADYLSSKDVFERLVKASGKPGTVSESDLIKAKNKAMADSTRLVAADYTATAKQQLLDYLTIRAPFNGVITQRNTDPGNLVGGNNGVPLLVIENNQKLRLKVPVPEALTGSSVAENAVTFKVEPFPATLFNADFYRRARSIDPDTRTEMWEFIVHNQKGELNAGLFAEIQLHIQRTGGSIWVPQSAVLTTLRRKAVGKVVEGKLKWVEVKTGMKNESTVEVFGALDAGDHILLQPNEEMTEGMPIN, encoded by the coding sequence ATGAGAAAATACATCCTACCAATTTTATATATGGCCATTGTTTCTGGCTGTTCGAATAAAGCTGAAAACAGCAACATGGAAAGCAAAGGTGGGCCGGCAAAAAAAGCGGAAATAATAACAGTGAGTTACGAAAATGCCCCACAGGCCCTGACACTCCCGGCAGAGTTGCATGCTTTTGAAAAGGCCGGGCTGAATGCCAGGGTGCAGGGATATGTAAGCGAGGTGCTGGTGGATATTGGTGATAAAGTAAAAAAAGGAGCAGTCCTGATAAAAATAGAAGCACCGGAAGTAAAGGCAGCTTATGCTGAAGCCCGTAGCGAGGTAGAGTCTGCCAGAGCAGATTATTTGAGTAGCAAAGATGTCTTTGAGCGGTTGGTGAAAGCCTCCGGAAAGCCTGGTACGGTTTCAGAATCCGACCTGATCAAAGCAAAGAACAAAGCTATGGCTGACAGCACCCGGCTGGTGGCAGCAGATTATACCGCCACGGCAAAGCAACAATTGCTGGATTATCTTACCATCCGGGCACCTTTCAACGGAGTGATCACCCAAAGGAATACCGATCCGGGAAATCTTGTCGGAGGAAATAATGGTGTCCCTTTGTTGGTGATCGAAAACAATCAAAAATTGCGGTTAAAGGTACCGGTGCCGGAAGCCTTGACCGGAAGTTCTGTGGCGGAGAACGCTGTGACATTTAAAGTAGAGCCATTTCCCGCGACATTGTTCAATGCAGATTTTTACCGGAGAGCCAGAAGCATCGATCCGGACACCCGCACAGAGATGTGGGAATTTATCGTGCACAATCAAAAAGGTGAGTTGAATGCAGGGCTTTTTGCAGAAATACAATTACATATTCAGCGAACCGGTGGAAGTATATGGGTACCTCAAAGTGCTGTATTGACCACCCTCCGTAGAAAAGCTGTGGGAAAGGTGGTAGAGGGTAAGCTGAAATGGGTAGAAGTAAAAACAGGCATGAAAAACGAAAGTACGGTTGAGGTGTTTGGCGCGCTTGATGCCGGGGATCACATCCTCTTGCAGCCCAATGAAGAAATGACAGAGGGAATGCCTATCAACTAA
- a CDS encoding restriction endonuclease subunit S, giving the protein MKIKLSDIAQLQFGLYTKPSDEGNAVYLQAKHFDDRGNQTGQIDTFIQIDQKNESHLLKDGDIIMVGKGMRNFAWTYDKAFGPAIASSIFFVIKTDRSRVIPEFLTTLFNMPQMQAYFQTLGAGSSIPSIRKSELEALTVKLPSLELQQKAIAIKQLHYKDMEISNKIISEKQKVYQAVIKNLISRN; this is encoded by the coding sequence ATGAAGATAAAACTCAGTGATATTGCCCAACTACAATTTGGTTTATATACCAAGCCCTCAGATGAGGGAAATGCTGTCTATTTACAGGCAAAGCATTTTGATGATAGGGGAAATCAGACTGGGCAGATAGACACTTTCATTCAGATCGACCAAAAGAATGAATCTCACCTTCTGAAAGATGGCGACATTATTATGGTTGGAAAAGGAATGAGAAACTTCGCATGGACATATGACAAAGCCTTTGGCCCTGCCATTGCCTCCTCTATCTTCTTTGTCATCAAAACAGACCGATCAAGGGTAATACCAGAGTTCCTTACCACCTTATTTAATATGCCCCAAATGCAAGCATATTTTCAAACCCTGGGTGCTGGCAGCTCCATCCCTTCCATTCGGAAATCCGAATTGGAAGCATTAACGGTTAAGCTGCCTTCATTGGAGCTTCAGCAAAAGGCTATTGCGATTAAGCAGCTACATTACAAAGACATGGAAATATCCAATAAGATCATTTCCGAAAAGCAAAAGGTATATCAGGCAGTCATTAAGAATTTAATTTCAAGAAACTAA
- a CDS encoding carbohydrate binding family 9 domain-containing protein — MGRFFITFLVWAICYATCKAQTSKPDTIYAEYVQEEIQLDGKPDEAVWKRAVHIKNFTQRELNIGEPATERTEVAILYTAKTLYIGFWGYDRNPQKIIAREMKRDFDWGGEDNFEVIIDTYNDDRNGFLFAINPNAARADAQVLNNGESFNKFWNGVWDAKTTITDEGWFAEIAIPFSTLKFPTDAQEQIWGINFERNIRRKREQLLWQGWSRDSELELLNRAGTLAGLDSILSKDFVEIKPYTIGGGEFTPGQEEGQWNAGGDINYLITPTLRMNLTFNTDFAQVEADRQQINLTRFPLFFPERRLRFPQYHSHGHLSRRFFSEKF; from the coding sequence ATGGGCCGTTTCTTTATCACGTTTCTGGTTTGGGCCATTTGCTATGCTACTTGCAAAGCCCAAACAAGTAAACCGGATACGATTTACGCAGAGTACGTTCAGGAAGAAATTCAGCTTGATGGCAAGCCGGATGAAGCAGTATGGAAGCGAGCCGTACATATCAAAAATTTCACACAGCGGGAATTGAACATTGGTGAACCGGCTACCGAAAGAACAGAAGTTGCGATTCTATATACTGCCAAAACCCTGTACATCGGGTTTTGGGGATATGACAGGAATCCTCAAAAGATAATAGCCCGCGAGATGAAAAGAGACTTTGACTGGGGAGGAGAAGACAATTTTGAGGTGATCATTGATACCTACAATGACGACCGCAACGGATTCCTGTTTGCTATCAATCCCAATGCGGCAAGAGCGGATGCGCAGGTTCTCAATAACGGTGAATCTTTTAATAAATTCTGGAATGGCGTTTGGGATGCCAAAACCACTATTACCGATGAAGGCTGGTTTGCAGAAATAGCCATCCCTTTTTCCACTTTAAAATTCCCCACTGATGCACAGGAGCAGATATGGGGCATCAACTTCGAGCGGAATATCCGCAGAAAGCGTGAGCAACTGCTTTGGCAGGGCTGGTCAAGGGATTCGGAGCTGGAACTGCTGAACAGGGCGGGGACATTGGCCGGCCTGGACAGCATCCTCAGCAAGGATTTTGTTGAAATAAAGCCTTATACTATTGGCGGTGGGGAATTTACACCCGGCCAGGAAGAGGGGCAATGGAATGCCGGTGGGGATATCAACTACCTTATTACACCCACCTTGCGGATGAACCTGACCTTTAATACCGACTTTGCGCAGGTGGAAGCCGACCGCCAGCAAATCAACCTGACCCGCTTTCCCCTGTTCTTCCCGGAACGCAGGTTGCGGTTTCCACAATATCACAGTCATGGGCATTTATCGCGAAGATTTTTCAGCGAAAAGTTTTAA